Within Winogradskyella helgolandensis, the genomic segment CACTAAAATGGGCAGCTAGAACATATTTGGTTGCTGCTATTGGAGCACTAGCTTCTTTATTATATTGGGCACTACAAGTGTTTGGTGGTAGAGATTAATTATTAAAATATAGTATTAAAAGCTCTGATTTTTCAGGGCTTTTTTTGTTCTGTATAAAGAAAACACTTACTTTAACATTTCTAACTAAATCATACTATGGACAACCAATTCCCAAACCAATCCTCAGAAAAAATACTAATAGGCCATATTTCAGAGGTCGAGCGCACTACTTTTTACAAAAAAACATACTCACATGTTGCAGGTGGAGTTCTTGCTTTCATCTTATTTGAATACGTATTACTGCAAAGTGATGCGGTAGTAAAATTTATGCTTTCCATGACTGAAGGCTATAAATGGTTATTAATGCTTGGCGGTTTTATGTTAGCAACCAACTATGCAGAAGGTATGGCTATGAAAACCACGGATAAAAACAAGCAGTATTTAGCCTATGGCATTTACATATTTTTTGAAGCCTTAATTTTTGTACCAATGTTATATATAGTTACTGAACTAATGGGTCCTGCTGGTTCAGAAGTTCTTTATCAAGCCTCTATTGTAACCTTGGCATTATTCACGGGCCTATCTGCTGTGGTGCTTATGACGAAATCCGATTTCTCATTTTTAAAAACAGGATTAACCGTTGGTTTCTTCATTGCAATAGGCTTAATTATAGCAGGTACTATTTTTGGTTTTAATCTAGGCTTATGGTTTTCCGTAGGTATGTGTTTATTAGCAGGCGGTTCTATTCTATATCAAACCTCTAACTTAGTAAAGACTTATGGAGTTGAAGATTATATTCCGGCAGCTTTAGGATTGTTTGCATCCTTAATGCTATTATTCTGGTATATTTTAAGAATATTTATGTCTAGAGATTAATCTCAAATTATATAAAAAATGAAAAGCCCAACTAAAAATTTTAGTTGGGCTTTTTTAATAAATATTTTATTTTGACCTGATTAGTGTTAAAAAAATAAAAACAAGGTTAATATAACATAGAAAGACATCAAATCTATTGTATTCTAAAGCGTATAAGCGTCGTAAATTTGCACCTCGAAAAAAAAGAGATAATAAATAAATTATGAAATTAAATAATCAAATAACTGCAGAGAGCAAAGTTGGAACGAAAACTAAACAATTTAGTAAGGCAAGTTCAATGATTTGGAATACTAAAAGACGTTATAAATAAATATAGAATATATTTTTAAAAACAAAAGCCCAACTGAAATTTCAATTGGGCTTTTTTTAATAGATATTATTTAATTTTGTCGCCATTTTTATCGTAAAAATGGTATTCAAGATATGTGTAAGCATCTCTAGGTAAAACTTTTACCCATTTTTTGTGTTCAATAAACCACTTTGAACGTACTGATGGAAACCCTTTGGTTAAAAAGGCTGCTATAAAAGGGTGTGTATTAAGAGTCACCTTTTTATGGTCTTTTTTGAAAATACGTTGCAGGTCTTGATTAATACGTTCCACCACTTTAATTGGTGCTTCGATTTCATCGCCTAATACATTAGGATTTTCTTCTTTCGTTTTAATATTGCGTTCTGGCCTAACGCGCTGTCTGGTTATTTGCACTAATCCAAACTTACTCGGCGGCAATATTTTATGCTTTGCTTTATCATCTTTCATCTCATCTCTAAGATAATTATAAAGCTTTTTTCTGTTCTCTGCTTTTCCCATATCGATAAAATCGATAACGATAATGCCTCCCATATCGCGTAAACGCAATTGTCTTGCAATTTCTTGAGCAGAAATCATGTTCACTTCTAAAGCCGTATCCTCCTGGTTCTTCTCTTTATTGGAGCGGTTACCACTGTTTACGTCTACAACATGAAGCGCTTCGGTATGTTCAATAACCAAATAAGCACCTCTTGACATAGAGACGGTACGACCAAATGATGTTTTTATTTGGCGTTCGATACCAAATTTTTCGAATATAGGTCCATTTTTGTGATACTTCACTATGGATTCCTTATTCGGTGCAATTTGTTGCACATAATCTTTTACTTGTACATACATTTCTTCATCATCTACAACAATACCAGAGAATGAATCATTAAAAATATCTCTCAAAATAGAGGATGCTTTATTCATTTCTCCCAATACTTTAGTTGGGTGATGAGCTTTGTACAATTTTTTACACATTGCTGTCCATCGATCCAGCAAATTCTGTAAATCACTATCTAGCTCGGCAACTTTTTTGCCTTCTGCTACAGTACGAATAATAACTCCAAAACCTTTAGGTGTGATACTTTTAACGAGTCTTTTTAGGCGGTCTTTTTCTTCTTGTGATTCAATTTTTTGAGAAATTGAAATCCGATTAGAAAAAGGTACCAAGACAATATATCTACCAGCAATAGACAATTCTGAGCTAATGCGTGGTCCCTTTGTAGAGATTGGTTCTTTTACTACTTGTACTAATATGGACTGATTAGATTTAATAGCATTTGCAATGCTACCATTTTTATCTAAATCTTTTTCCATAGGAAAGTCTTTAAGGGTGTAATCCCTTAATTTCCCTGTGCTTACACGTTTAATGAATTTTAAAAGCGAAGGCATTTGCGGTCCTAGATCATGATAGTGTAAAAAACCATCTTTCTCATAGCCAACGTTAACAAACGCAGCGTTTAAACCAGGCATGACTTTGCGTATTTTGGCAATAAAAATGTCACCAACCGCAAAGTTGTTATCCTCTTCGTCTTTATGTAATTCAATAAGTTTTCCATCTTTTAATAAGGCAAAATCAACAATATCTGAACTCGATCTTACGATTAATTCCTTGTTCATAATGTTAATTTATATCTAACTCTTAATTGAGGTAGATGGATTTTACTAAATTATTTGACACAGGTCTCCCGATTAAAATCGGGAATCCAACAAATCTATCAGCACTCTATTAAATGCTATAAATTCTATATCAAAGAACGTTTCTTTAAAACTGAAAAAAGTAGTTTTATAACTACTTTTTTCAATTTATTTTTTCTTGTGACGATTAGCACGTCTACGTTTTTTACGCTTGTGCGTCGCTACCTTGTGTCTTTTTCTTTTTTTACCACTTGGCATAATAAATAATGCTTTTTAAATTAATATTTTGTTTAAATGCTTTCTTAGTTAACCTCAACATTAGATTTAACTCCTTCTAAAAATACTTTAGCAGGCTTAAATGCTGGAATGTTGTGTGCAGGAATTTTTATTGTAGTATTCTTTGAAATATTACGACCTGTTTTTTCAGCTCTTGTTTTAATAATGAAACTTCCGAAACCTCTTAAATAAACGTTATCTCCGCTCTCTAAAGATGTTTTTACTTCTTCCATAAAGGTTTCAACTGTTGCTTGTACATCTCCTTTTTCTATACCTAATTTATCAGATATTTTCGCTACTAA encodes:
- a CDS encoding Bax inhibitor-1/YccA family protein; translation: MDNQFPNQSSEKILIGHISEVERTTFYKKTYSHVAGGVLAFILFEYVLLQSDAVVKFMLSMTEGYKWLLMLGGFMLATNYAEGMAMKTTDKNKQYLAYGIYIFFEALIFVPMLYIVTELMGPAGSEVLYQASIVTLALFTGLSAVVLMTKSDFSFLKTGLTVGFFIAIGLIIAGTIFGFNLGLWFSVGMCLLAGGSILYQTSNLVKTYGVEDYIPAALGLFASLMLLFWYILRIFMSRD
- a CDS encoding HU family DNA-binding protein, which produces MYSNPKTSNKMTKADLVAKISDKLGIEKGDVQATVETFMEEVKTSLESGDNVYLRGFGSFIIKTRAEKTGRNISKNTTIKIPAHNIPAFKPAKVFLEGVKSNVEVN
- a CDS encoding Rne/Rng family ribonuclease yields the protein MNKELIVRSSSDIVDFALLKDGKLIELHKDEEDNNFAVGDIFIAKIRKVMPGLNAAFVNVGYEKDGFLHYHDLGPQMPSLLKFIKRVSTGKLRDYTLKDFPMEKDLDKNGSIANAIKSNQSILVQVVKEPISTKGPRISSELSIAGRYIVLVPFSNRISISQKIESQEEKDRLKRLVKSITPKGFGVIIRTVAEGKKVAELDSDLQNLLDRWTAMCKKLYKAHHPTKVLGEMNKASSILRDIFNDSFSGIVVDDEEMYVQVKDYVQQIAPNKESIVKYHKNGPIFEKFGIERQIKTSFGRTVSMSRGAYLVIEHTEALHVVDVNSGNRSNKEKNQEDTALEVNMISAQEIARQLRLRDMGGIIVIDFIDMGKAENRKKLYNYLRDEMKDDKAKHKILPPSKFGLVQITRQRVRPERNIKTKEENPNVLGDEIEAPIKVVERINQDLQRIFKKDHKKVTLNTHPFIAAFLTKGFPSVRSKWFIEHKKWVKVLPRDAYTYLEYHFYDKNGDKIK